From Bacillus horti, one genomic window encodes:
- the spoIVB gene encoding SpoIVB peptidase: MQLNKQKIIGVLFIVAILFVVTSVPFQEFASIPHEVRMFEGKTSNFPFSFLGAAEVVTTASDGEEASAETFKHNEAIHALKEEEGFTIQALHQGTAEVQLKLGQIPLKKVKVNVLPEIKVYPGGQSIGVKLSSVGVVVVGHHFIDTQSGRISPGEDASIKVGDIILEMNGIKLDHLDQIGGIVDEAGRNGEKIAVQILRGKEKLNLTLQPAKDAKEDKYRLGLYIRNSAAGVGTLTFYHPETGSYGALGHVISDMDTQKPIIVGNGSIVNSSVSSIEKGESGQPGEKYARFVNENRVLGDIKKNTPFGIFGHMKEKPDKGLSEKAIPIALNEEVEKGPAQIYTVVEGEKVEKYDIEIVEVMAQKFPATKGLVLKVTDPKLLEKTGGIVQGMSGSPIIQNGKLVGAVTHVFINDPTSGYGCFIEWMLEDAGVPIQPASLQQAKAS; the protein is encoded by the coding sequence TTGCAATTAAACAAACAGAAGATCATCGGAGTACTTTTTATTGTGGCCATACTCTTTGTGGTGACATCAGTACCTTTTCAAGAGTTCGCCTCTATCCCTCATGAAGTTAGAATGTTTGAAGGAAAAACATCAAACTTTCCATTTTCATTCTTAGGAGCAGCCGAGGTTGTAACAACAGCCTCAGATGGTGAAGAAGCAAGTGCTGAAACGTTCAAGCATAATGAAGCTATTCATGCTTTAAAGGAGGAAGAAGGCTTTACCATTCAAGCATTACATCAAGGAACAGCAGAGGTACAGCTCAAGCTAGGTCAGATTCCTTTAAAGAAGGTTAAGGTGAATGTTTTACCTGAAATCAAAGTTTATCCAGGGGGGCAATCCATCGGAGTTAAACTTAGTTCAGTGGGGGTAGTAGTAGTTGGGCATCATTTCATTGATACTCAAAGCGGCAGGATTTCACCTGGAGAGGATGCAAGTATTAAAGTAGGGGATATTATTCTTGAAATGAATGGAATCAAGCTTGATCATCTAGATCAAATTGGTGGAATTGTAGATGAAGCAGGAAGAAATGGCGAAAAAATAGCGGTACAAATTCTTCGGGGAAAAGAGAAATTGAATCTAACTCTTCAACCTGCTAAGGATGCAAAAGAAGATAAATATCGGTTAGGGTTATATATAAGAAATTCAGCGGCAGGGGTCGGTACGTTAACATTTTATCATCCAGAAACGGGCTCTTATGGAGCACTTGGTCATGTCATTTCAGACATGGATACACAAAAGCCAATTATCGTGGGGAATGGCAGTATAGTAAATTCAAGTGTAAGCTCCATTGAAAAGGGTGAATCAGGACAACCTGGAGAAAAATACGCCAGATTTGTAAATGAAAATAGAGTGTTGGGTGACATTAAGAAAAACACCCCCTTTGGAATATTTGGTCACATGAAGGAAAAACCGGACAAAGGTTTATCGGAAAAGGCCATCCCTATTGCTTTGAATGAAGAAGTTGAAAAAGGTCCAGCTCAGATCTATACAGTTGTTGAAGGGGAAAAAGTAGAAAAGTATGATATCGAAATTGTTGAAGTGATGGCACAAAAGTTCCCTGCAACAAAAGGATTAGTTTTAAAGGTCACTGATCCCAAGCTGTTAGAAAAAACAGGTGGGATTGTACAAGGAATGAGCGGCAGTCCTATTATACAAAATGGTAAGCTTGTAGGTGCTGTAACTCACGTCTTTATTAATGATCCAACATCAGGCTATGGTTGTTTTATTGAATGGATGCTGGAAGATGCAGGTGTTCCCATTCAGCCTGCTTCCCTTCAGCAAGCAAAAGCATCTTAA